The following proteins are co-located in the Camelina sativa cultivar DH55 chromosome 12, Cs, whole genome shotgun sequence genome:
- the LOC104731627 gene encoding heat stress transcription factor A-4b-like, protein MDPEALERKRCVEFLAKVYKMVDEPSTDSIISWGPNGDTFIVSKPLECCRDLLPKYLGLSNFILFQNYGFKKVVESRLLEYACEGFVKDQPEGLEKIAKRREEKFNEECDKLHEERMKQMRSKEDRKRHLKEMLSKLDEKYSKDVERFMQTVAYEREWRREAFPKELEDRLQLVLDTLQDLINSTNDLVQV, encoded by the exons ATGGATCCTGAAGCtctagaaagaaagagatgcGTCGAGTTCTTGGCCAAAGTGTATAAGATGGTTGATGAACCTTCAACGGATTCAATCATCTCGTGGGGACCAAACGGAGACACTTTCATAGTTTCGAAACCGCTAGAATGCTGCAGAGACCTTCTTCCCAAATACTTAGGACTCAGTAACTTCATactatttcaaaattat GGGTTTAAAAAAGTGGTGGAGTCGAGGCTATTGGAATACGCATGCGAAGGTTTCGTGAAAGACCAACCTGAGGGTTTGGAGAAGATTGCGAAACGCCGAGAGGAGAAGTTTAATGAGGAATGTGACAAGCTACATGAGGAGCGGATGAAACAAATGAGAAGCAAGGAGGATAGGAAGAGACATCTAAAGGAGATGTTGTCCAAACTGGATGAGAAATATTCAAAGGACGTCGAGCGTTTTATGCAAACTGTTGCATACGAAAGGGAGTGGAGAAGAGAAGCTTTTCCTAAAGAATTAGAGGATCGGCTGCAACTCGTCCTTGACACCCTCCAAGATTTGATCAATTCTACTAATGATCTAGTACAAGTCTGA
- the LOC104731629 gene encoding pectin acetylesterase 7, with protein MGRLKQCWSSLLVLAVVVIGTGAVPITYLQSAVAKGAVCLDGSAPAYHFDKGFGSGVNNWIVHMEGGGWCTDVASCIERKGTMKGSSKFMNKDFGFSGILGGKQSTNPDFYNWNRIKVRYCDGSSFTGNVAAVNPANKLFFRGARVWRAVVDDLMAKGMKNAQNAILSGCSAGALAAILHCDTFRAILPRTARVKCVSDAGYFIHGKDISGGSYIQSYYSKVVALHGSAKSLPISCTSKMKPELCFFPQYVVPFMRTPLFVINAAFDSWQIKNVLAPTAVDKRKEWKNCKLDLKKCSAAQLKTVQGFRDQMMRALSPVHSTPSRGLFLDSCHAHCQGGSAASWSGVKGPQVANTRISKAVGNWFYGRSAFQKIDCPSPTCNPTCPAISTED; from the exons ATGGGGAGGCTTAAGCAATGTTGGTCAAGTCTGCTAGTGTTGGCAGTGGTGGTGATCGGTACCGGAGCTGTTCCCATTACGTATCTCCAGAGCGCCGTGGCTAAAGGAGCCG tGTGTTTGGATGGGAGTGCACCAGCTTACCATTTCGACAAAGGGTTTGGTTCAGGAGTTAACAATTGGATCGTCCATATGGAG gGAGGAGGATGGTGTACCGATGTTGCCTCATGTATTGAGCGTAAGGGTACAATGAAGGGTTCGTCCAAATTCATGAACAAAGACTTTGGTTTCTCCGGTATCTTGGGTGGCAAGCAAAGCACTAATCCAG atttttacaACTGGAATAGAATCAAAGTACGATATTGCGATGGATCATCCTTCACCGGAAATGTAGCAGCCGTTAATCCG GCTAACAAGCTGTTCTTCCGTGGTGCACGAGTCTGGCGTGCAGTGGTTGATGATCTTATGGCTAAAGGAATGAAAAACGCTCAAAAC GCGATACTCTCTGGTTGTTCAGCCGGAGCATTAGCCGCGATTCTACACTGTGACACGTTCCGGGCCATACTTCCCCGAACAGCTAGAGTCAAATGTGTTTCTGACGCTGGTTACTTCATACACGG TAAAGATATCTCAGGAGGATCATATATCCAATCGTATTACAGTAAAGTCGTCGCCCTCCAC gGATCTGCAAAGAGTCTTCCTATTTCTTGCacatcaaaaatgaaaccaGAACTC TGTTTCTTCCCGCAATATGTGGTTCCTTTCATGCGAACACCACTTTTTGTCATTAACGCCGCCTTCGATTCATGGCAG aTCAAGAACGTTTTGGCACCAACTGCTGTTGATAAGCGCAAAGAGTGGAAGAATTGTAAGCTTGATCTCAAGAAATGTAGTGCCGCTCAGCTCAAAACCGTCCAAG GGTTTAGAGACCAGATGATGCGTGCATTGTCACCGGTTCACAGTACACCGTCGAGAGGATTGTTCTTGGACTCGTGTCACGCTCATTGCCAAGGCGGAAGCGCTGCTTCTTGGTCCGGTGTCAAAGGTCCCCAAGTTGCTAACACG aGAATATCAAAAGCAGTCGGAAACTGGTTTTATGGTCGGAGTGCATTCCAGAAGATAGACTGTCCATCGCCGACCTGTAATCCCACATGTCCTGCAATCTCTACTGAAGACTAG
- the LOC104731630 gene encoding uncharacterized protein LOC104731630, which produces MDSAFVDRAWDKWVTTGNVGSSGNPLKAAILINYDPSGPSRLVSTIAEQEGIDLCPVDLKQFLDFMRRGNLPTETFVLGSNEYIITSIHENWFAARCLNTAQPAGEGAIVMQTAAYVLVALYDGSIGSASQAMAAADHFASQLSRKNF; this is translated from the exons ATGGATTCGGCGTTTGTGGACAGAGCTTGGGACAAATGGGTTACTACGGGTAACGTTGGTTCTTCTG GGAATCCATTGAAGGCTGCTATTTTGATTAACTATGATCCTTCAGGACCTTCTCGTCTCGTATCAACAAT AGCTGAGCAAGAAGGGATCGATCTATGTCCAGTTGACTTAAAGCAGTTCCTTGATTTTATGAGACGTGGCAATCTTCCTACTGAGACCTTTGTTCTTGGATCCAACGAAT ACATAATCACATCTATTCACGAGAATTGGTTTGCTGCTCGGTGCTTAAACACTGCCCAGCCTGCTGGTGAAGGAGCTATTGTTATGCAGACTGCGGCTTACGTGTTGGTTGCTCT gtATGATGGATCAATTGGTTCAGCTTCTCAAGCTATGGCCGCTGCTGATCACTTTGCATCGCAACTCAGTCGGAAAAACTTctag
- the LOC104731632 gene encoding uncharacterized protein LOC104731632, whose product MTTCQTINANAIAAPSPSGMIFRSGFRDFVPIDKRLVKSSSRGLKIPSRTMSFRSPGRFFSSRVASAVTSSSTNRFEALEEGIEKVIYSCRFMTFLGTLGSLLGSVLCFIKGCMYVADSFLQYSVNRGKVILLLVEAIDIYLLGTVMLVFGLGLYELFISNLDTSESISHDNASNRSSLFGMFTLKARPQWLEVKSVSELKTKLGHVIVMLLLIGLFDKSRKVAITSVTDLLCISVSIFFSSACLFLLSRLHGSH is encoded by the exons ATGACGACGTGTCAGACCATAAACGCAAATGCTATCGCCGCACCGTCTCCTTCTGGTATGATCTTTCGTAGTGGCTTTCGAGATTTTGTCCCGATTGATAAGAGGCTTGTTAAATCAAGCTCTCGTGGCTTGAAAATACCGTCGAGGACAATGAGTTTTAGGTCTCCGGGGAGATTCTTCTCTTCGCGCGTCGCGTCTGCTGTAACATCGAGTTCTACGAATAGATTTGAAGCTTTAGAAGAGGGGATTGAGAAG GTAATTTATAGTTGTCGATTCATGACGTTTCTTGGAACATTAGGATCGTTGCTGGGATCGGTTCTCTGTTTCATCAAG GGATGTATGTATGTTGCAGACTCGTTTTTGCAGTATTCAGTGAATCGTGGGAAGGTGATATTACTTTTGGTTGAGGCCATAG ATATATATCTCCTAGGAACTGTGATGTTGGTATTTGGACTGGGACTTTACGAGCTGTTCATTAGTAATCTCGACACTTCAGAATCGATTTCACACGATAATGCTTCCAATAGATCGAGTCTCTTTGGCATGTTCACACTAAAG GCGCGACCTCAATGGTTAGAAGTGAAATCGGTTAGTGAACTGAAAACAAAGTTGGGACATGTAATAGTGATGCTACTTTTGATTGGTTTGTTTGACAAGAGCAGGAAAGTAGCCATAACTTCAGTCACGGATTTGTTATGTATCTCTgtctctatctttttttcttctgcttgTCTCTTCTTGCTCTCTAGGCTCCATGGGTCACATTGA
- the LOC104731633 gene encoding long-chain-alcohol oxidase FAO4A — protein MENQNKSCLEKDPMSEAKLDVEIGSLRQRKETKPFYANSLTQREMESLVAICDTLIPSIDGSGVGHVDDSVAEYFSASASQTGTPDRVAKLISERLDHPKKWILRVALWFLSTWIGSFILCGRRSFTGEFPYFRIFCRLPAKQREDVLLNWSASYFSLLRMFFKCIKLITGLVFFTQVDGKGRNLAWKAIGYNGPSLDDSDLQEELNEKKKKPDEIFGPLYNGIVDLKSPREVVTKKLTDRGFTVSTPKKIQKGSSLSNRVMTIRCDAVVVGSGSGGGVVAGVLAKAGYKVLVVESGNYYARSTLSLLEGQAMEEMYLSGGLLATSDMNVVVLAGSTVGGGSTINWSASIKTPEHVMNEWAEKSKLEMFGSDSYREAMDVVCKRMGVQCGFVEEGFNNEILRKGCEELGLPVKNIPRNAPSDHYCGFCCLGCKKGQKQGTSETWLVDLVESGNGLILPGCEVMEVLYECEQGKKKKKASGVSFAFGEEIYVVESRATVVACGALKTPHLLKRSGLKNGNIGRNLCLHPVVMAWGWFPKEDKWPEKKKMSYEGGIMTAMSSVVNAKTQSSYGETVIQTPALHPGMFSGVTPWTSSNDFKTRMLKFSRTAHIFALLRDKGTGTVNSTSCIDYNLNDEDEESLQKGLERVLKILAASGAEEIGTHNLEGKSLNLRTASAVEIERFVREESSKPLKDLSGQLCSAHQMGSCRMGIRPEESAVRPTGETWEVEGLFVADTSVFPTALGVNPMVTVQSIAYCIGLNVVDVLKRK, from the exons atggaaaaccaaaacaaaagctgCCTTGAGAAAGATCCGATGTCAGAGGCCAAATTAGACGTAGAAATTGGAAGCCTCCGGCAGAGAAAAGAAACGAAGCCGTTTTATGCAAACTCACTGACGCAGCGTGAGATGGAATCTTTAGTGGCGATCTGCGATACCTTGATACCCTCCATCGACGGCTCCGGTGTAGGACACGTGGATGATTCCGTCGCTGAGTATTTCTCCGCCTCCGCTTCTCAGACCGGAACTCCAGACCGC gTGGCGAAGTTAATAAGTGAGAGACTTGACCACCCAAAAAAGTGGATACTAAGAGTTGCATTGTGGTTTCTCTCCACTTGGATCGGAAGTTTCATCTTGTGCGGTCGGAGAAGTTTCACCGGCGAGTTTCCTTACTTCCGGATATTCTGCCGGCTGCCggcaaaacagagagaagatgTTTTGCTCAATTGGTCTGCAAGCTATTTCTCACTCCTTAGAATGTTCTTTAAGTGCATCAAACTTATCACTGGCCTTGTCTTCTTCACTCAG GTCGATGGAAAAGGAAGGAACTTGGCTTGGAAAGCAATTGGCTACAATGGTCCCAGCTTAGATGATAGTGATCTTCAAGAAGAActaaatgagaagaagaagaaacctgatGAGATCTTTGGACCACTTTACAATGGCATAGTCGATCTCAAAAGCCCTAGAGAAGTCGTTACAAAGAAGTTAACCGATCGCGGGTTCACAGTTTCAACTCCAAAGAAGATTCAAAAAGGATCATCTCTCTCTAACCGGGTGATGACAATCCGATGTGATGCTGTGGTGGTTGGATCCGGATCCGGTGGAGGAGTTGTAGCCGGAGTATTAGCCAAGGCGGGTTACAAAGTGTTGGTGGTGGAGTCAGGAAATTACTATGCAAGAAGCACACTTTCTTTACTTGAAGGGCAAGCTATGGAGGAGATGTACTTGTCCGGTGGGTTGTTAGCGACGTCTGATATGAACGTAGTGGTTCTCGCAGGGTCCACGGTCGGAGGTGGTTCTACAATCAATTGGTCCGCCTCGATCAAGACACCAGAACATGTGATGAATGAATGGGCAGAAAAGTCCAAACTCGAAATGTTCGGAAGTGATTCATATCGAGAGGCAATGGATGTTGTATGTAAGAGAATGGGTGTACAATGCGGATTTGTAGAAGAAGGGTTTAATAATGAGATATTGAGGAAGGGTTGTGAAGAATTAGGGTTACCGGTGAAGAATATTCCGAGGAATGCTCCATCCGATCATTACTGTGGGTTTTGTTGCTTGGGGTGCAAGAAAGGTCAAAAACAGGGGACTTCAGAGACTTGGCTTGTAGATTTAGTTGAATCTGGTAATGGTTTGATCCTTCCAGGTTGTGAAGTGATGGAAGTCTTGTACGAATGTGAacaggggaagaaaaagaagaaggcgAGTGGAGTTTCGTTTGCGTTTGGAGAAGAGATATACGTAGTGGAGTCTAGAGCGACGGTAGTAGCTTGCGGTGCACTTAAAACGCCGCATCTGTTGAAACGCAGCGGTTTGAAGAATGGTAACATTGGGAGAAACCTTTGCCTACATCCTGTTGTTATGGCTTGGGGATGGTTTCCAAAGGAAGATAAATGGccggagaagaaaaaaatgagctaCGAGGGCGGAATAATGACCGCAATGTCTAGCGTTGTAAATGCAAAAACGCAGAGTTCATATGGCGAAACGGTGATCCAGACACCTGCTCTACATCCAGGAATGTTTTCAGGGGTCACTCCTTGGACATCAAGCAACGATTTCAAAACCCGAATGCTCAAATTCTCAAGAACCGCACACATTTTTGCGCTTTTGAGAGATAAAGGAACCGGAACTGTCAATTCCACGAGCTGCATTGACTACAACTTaaacgatgaagatgaagagagtcTACAGAAGGGTCTTGAGAGAGTCTTGAAGATTCTGGCCGCATCTGGAGCTGAGGAGATTGGGACACATAACTTAGAAGGTAAGAGTTTGAACCTTAGAACAGCGAGTGCGGTAGAGATTGAACGGTTTGTGAGAGAAGAGAGTTCAAAGCCGTTGAAGGATTTGTCAGGGCAGTTATGTTCAGCTCACCAAATGGGAAGTTGTAGGATGGGAATTAGGCCAGAGGAATCCGCAGTGAGGCCAACAGGAGAGACTTGGGAGGTGGAAGGCTTATTCGTAGCGGACACAAGTGTTTTTCCGACGGCTTTAGGGGTTAACCCGATGGTCACCGTTCAGTCTATTGCTTATTGTATTGGACTTAACGTTGTAGATGTTCTTAAGAggaagtaa
- the LOC104731634 gene encoding uncharacterized protein LOC104731634: MHNLYLYSVVFSLGLVSFVTCFAAEFKKTKKEDIRWDTERNCYIPESHAFGLGSAAVLCFCLAQIVGNIAVFRNHRTRSKREDDYKITDLSLPTVLLLLSWSNFVVVVLILSTAISMSRGQAYREGWLEGDCYLVKDGVFAASGCLAILGLGAVTISATRIKVKKQQLVKVLIKDPNQEQKRSIEEEQKHDEYQTNKSETVVYLVEEASSTNISRI; encoded by the exons ATGCACAACCTTTATCTCTACTCAGTCGTGTTCTCTCTTGGTCTTGTTTCCTTCGTCACATGTTTCGCCGCCGAGTTCAAGAAGACAAAG aaagaagaTATTCGATGGGACACAGAGAGGAACTGCTATATACCAGAAAGCCATGCGTTTGGGCTCGGATCAGCTGCTGTTCTTTGCTTTTGTCTTGCTCAGATCGTTGGAAACATAGCTGTCTTCCGAAATCACCGGACAAGAAGTAAAAGAGAAGATGATTACAAGATTACCGATCTTAGTTTACCCACCGTTCTTTTGCTCCTTTCCTG GTCCAATTTTGTGGTAGTGGTTTTGATTCTGAGTACTGCAATAAGCATGAGCCGAGGTCAAGCTTATAGAGAAGGATGGCTCGAGGGAGATTGTTATCTGGTCAAAGACGGTGTCTTTGCAGCTTCCGGCTGCTTAGCCATCCTTGGACTTGGAGCCGTGACCATATCAGCCACTAGGATCAAAgtaaagaaacaacaacttgTGAAAGTCTTAATCAAAGACCCAAACCAGGAACAAAAAAGATcaatagaagaagaacaaaaacatgatGAGTACCAAACAAACAAGTCAGAAACTGTCGTGTACTTGGTGGAAGAAGCGTCGTCCACTAATATAAgcagaatataa
- the LOC104733488 gene encoding protein decapping 5-like has translation METKSYQHPSPTPPHNPVESLYLGSFVTLISNHELRYEGILYHLNLQDSTLGLQNVICYGPEGRNKKEFQNYPSNKVYDYILFSGADIKEIIVKPPPSFTGCGYCLARGTACSKCCHATKPPLPMIVSSNNRNGAKINQKLPLISSENIIKPQAMMIDSNAVSVMGSVNDGVRIASQPQFPGSSNFYNPYVYQSMSMPYNVLNQAPMNAATSPYWPHHSSASELTFAATDDQSFFTTFPPAPQNYKGIRFDTRNFKQYNIWGPPRNKKEDIASQGDIISLA, from the exons ATGGAAACTAAAAGTTATCAACATCCCTCGCCAACTCCTCCACATAATCCCGTCGAATCGTTGTACTTAGGAAGCTTTGTCACTCTGATTTCTAACCACGAACTGCGTTACGAAGGCATTCTCTATCATCTCAATCTTCAAGATTCAACTTTAGGTCTCCAAAACG TAATATGTTATGGCCCAGAGGGAAGGAACAAAAAGGAGTTTCAAAATTATCCCTCTAACAAAGTTTACGATTACATTCTTTTCAGCGGAGCTGACATTAAG GAAATTATAGTTAAGCCTCCTCCGAGCTTTACGGGTTGTGGTTATTGTTTAGCAAGAGGAACTGCATGTAGTAAATGTTGTCATGCTACAAAACCACCACTCCCTATGATTGTCTCATCGAACAATCGAAACGGTGCTAAGATAAATCAGAAACTTCCGTTGATATCTAGTGAAAACATCATCAAACCGCAAGCTATGATGATAGATTCTAATGCTGTCTCAGTTATGGGATCAGTCAATGATGGAGTTCGCATTGCTTCTCAACCACAGTTTCCCGGTTCATCAAACTTCTATAACCCTTATGTTTACCAGTCTATGTCTATGCCTTATAACGTACTTAATCAAGCTCCAATGAACGCTGCGACATCGCCGTATTGGCCTCATCACTCATCTGCCTCCGAGCTGACGTTTGCTGCAACTGATGATCAAAGCTTTTTCACCACGTTTCCGCCGGCTCCACAG AACTATAAAGGAATTAGGTTTGATACTAGGAACTTCAAACAGTACAACATATGGGGTCCTCccagaaacaagaaagaagatattGCAAGCCAAGGTGATATAATATCTCTAGCTTAG